In one window of Streptomyces sp. NBC_01224 DNA:
- a CDS encoding TetR/AcrR family transcriptional regulator — MDPVPHANTNLRRAPVQQRSAERLARILDACAELLDETGYEQLSTRAVAVRAEVPIGSVYRFFSNKRALTDALARRNLDSYAERITARLATIPAADWRSAIDAVLDEYLAMKRSVAGFALVDFGAPAPDDDPAGDANHRVAGRLTELLSGHLGRAPDEELLRTILVCVEAADALLQLAFRTVPSGDQAIVGETRVLLRAYLAQVLD, encoded by the coding sequence ATGGATCCCGTGCCCCATGCGAACACGAACCTCCGCCGCGCCCCCGTGCAGCAGCGCAGCGCCGAACGCCTCGCCCGGATACTCGACGCCTGTGCCGAACTCCTCGACGAGACCGGATACGAGCAGCTGTCCACCCGTGCCGTCGCCGTCCGCGCCGAGGTCCCCATCGGCTCCGTCTACCGGTTCTTCTCCAACAAGCGCGCGCTGACCGATGCGCTCGCCCGGCGCAACCTGGACAGCTACGCCGAACGCATCACCGCCCGCCTCGCCACCATCCCGGCCGCCGACTGGCGCAGCGCCATCGATGCCGTCCTGGACGAATACCTGGCCATGAAACGCTCCGTGGCCGGCTTCGCCCTCGTCGACTTCGGCGCTCCGGCCCCCGATGATGACCCGGCCGGTGACGCCAACCACCGGGTCGCCGGCCGGCTCACCGAACTGCTCTCCGGGCACCTCGGCCGGGCCCCCGACGAGGAGCTGCTCCGGACGATCCTGGTCTGTGTCGAGGCCGCCGACGCCCTCCTCCAACTCGCCTTCCGCACCGTCCCGTCGGGCGACCAGGCCATCGTCGGCGAGACCCGCGTCCTGCTCCGGGCCTACCTCGCACAAGTCCTCGACTGA